The genomic stretch CGGCGGTTTTCCCTCAATGAAGCCACCATCTGTTGATGGTGGAAACGACTGAGGATCTGCATCTGCCGGTGCTGCAGGTCGACCCTCAATGAAGCCACCATCTGTTGATGGTGGAAACCAGCGGTTGAGCGGCACACGGCTCACTAGACCGACGGCGGCCCTCAATGAAGCCACCATCTGTTGATGGTGGAAACTGGATGGCCCCCTCGCCTGCCAGCGACTGGCAGATGCGCCCTCAATGAAGCCACCATCTGTTGATGGTGGAAACCGCCGCGAGAGCCTGGGTTGCCGGGAGAACCATTACCCTCAATGAAGCCACCATCTGTTGATGGTGGAAACCCGAAATTTGCTACGGCGGGTTACTACGGCGGGTTGATCCCTCAATGAAGCCACCATCTGTTGATGGTGGAAACGGCGCGGCGTGCGGTATCTGTTCTTTGCTGCCGCCCCTCAATGAAGCCACCATCTGTTGATGGTGGAAACATTTTGATGCCGCCGCGCTTAGAGACCTTGCTCTTCTTGCCCTCAATGAAGCCACCATCTGTTGATGGTGGAAACTGCTGTGTTCCCGGGGGACACGATTGAGATCGATGCCCCTCAATGAAGCCACCATCTGTTGATGGTGGAAACTCGACGTCTTTCTCGCCAGGATGGAGCTGCTCGCCGACCCTCAATGAAGCCACCATCTGTTGATGGTGGAAACCGCGGGCAGGGCCGCCCGCCAGACCAACGAGCTCGCCGTCCCCTCAATGAAGCCACCATCTGTTGATGGTGGAAACGCGAGCCGAGATGCGAAAGCCGCGATAATTGGTTGGCGCCCTCAATGAAGCCACCATCTGTTGATGGTGGAAACGTGACCTTTGCCTTAGGCACCGGTGAACCCTCCGATCCCCTCAATGAAGCCACCATCTGTTGATGGTGGAAACCACTCCGTGCTTCCTGATGGGAGGATCGTCGTGATGAACCCTCAATGAAGCCACCATCTGTTGATGGTGGAAACCCGACAGGCTGGCCCGGCACCTGCGCTCGCTCGGGTACCCTCAATGAAGCCACCATCTGTTGATGGTGGAAACGAGCACGACGGCATGTGCGGCCGCCATTTCTGGAGGGCCCTCAATGAAGCCACCATCTGTTGATGGTGGAAACTCGCTGGAACCGAGTATTAGCCACCCGATTTCTCCCCCTCAATGAAGCCACCATCTGTTGATGGTGGAAACGCTGGTCCCATGAAGCCCTGCAACGGGCCTCTCCCGAATTGGGAATGGACCGGAAGAAAGGGCTCGGCCGGGGGTGTTTCGAGCGCCCCTGGCTGATGCGGAGTCTCCGGGACCCGCCGGGCGCCTCCCGGGAGGATACCACGCCGCGGGAGGCGGCTGTCCAGATTCGATGTTGGTGCCTGTTAAGGTCCGCAGCCCGTTCGAGCGGTTCGAGTCTACCGGGTTCGTCAAGCTGGCGCTCGAAGGTGGCCGGGTGTGCGGCTGGCGGGAGCTTAGTAGATTGCGGGGCCCTGCTGGGGGAGGTTTGGCGGGCGGCCGAGAATTTCGGGGACGACGGCGCGGCTGCTGGTGGGGACGCCGAGGTCGAAGATGGCGACGCTGTCGTCGTCGCGGTCGATGAGTTCGAGGAGTTTGCGGCGGAGTTTTATGAGTTCGGGACGAGTGAGGTCGCAGAGGTAGACGGAGTCCTGGAGGCGGCTGCCCCAGCCGAGCATTTCGCGGTAGACGTCGCGGAGGCGGCGGTCATCGGCGATGTCGTAGGCGACGAGATACCGTCGGCGTTCCATGGGCGTGTGCTCAGCGTGTTTCGAATCCGTGGTATGCGGGGAGTTCGCCGAGGAGGACTGCTGCGAGGAAGCGGGGCTGGAGGTCGAGGAGGCGCCGGTAGCTGAGGCGGTAGCGGAAGCGGGGGTGGGTGATTTCCTGTTCGAGCCTGCGTTCGTAGATGCGGAGGAAGGTGCGGCGGCCGTCGTCGGTGAGGGTGTAGCCGGCGCCGATGCGACGGAAGTGGGCGGAGGTGATTTCGCCGTTGTTGAGGGCGGTGATGACGATGGAGTCGGCGATGAGGGGCCGGAATTCTTCGGCGAGGTCAAGTGCGAGGGCGGGCCGGCCGAATTTGGGCCGGTGGTAGAAGCCCCAGTAGGGGTCGAAGCCGATGAGCTGGGCCTGGACGGCCAGGTCTTTGGTGAGGAGGGTGTAGGCGAAGGAGAGGAGGGCGTTGACGGGGTCGCGCGGGGGGCGGCGGTTGCGTCCGCGGAAGAGGTCGCCGGGGGTGAAGGGGAGGTCGCGGCGGAGCATGGCGGGGAAGGCGTTGAAGTAGAGGCGGGCGGCGTAGCCTTCGATGCCGCGGAGGGCGTCGCTATTGGGGGCGAGGCGTGCGCGGGCGACGGCATCGGCGAGGAGTTCGAGGGTACGGTTGATTTCCCAGCGGCTGTTGCGGCGGAGGAGGGTGCGCTGGTTGCGGATCTTGGCGATGACGAAGGCGCGGGCGAGCTCGAGGGCTTCGGCTTCGGTGAGGGTGAACTGGCGGCGCCGGAGCTGGATGTTTTTGCCCATGAGGCCGCTGGTGAGGCCGAGGAAGCGCCCGCCGCGGGTGAGCCAGGCGATGGGGGTTTCCTGTGCGAGGAGGGCGTGGAGGGCGCTGGTGGAGATGGTGACGGTGCCGAAGGCGGCGACGTGGCTGATGTCGATGGGGCGGATGCGGGTGGTTTCGCCGTCTTTGGTGGTGACGGTGAAGTGGTTGCCGTCTTTTCGGAGCTGGGTGCCGTAGCCGAGGAGGTAGAGGGGCCGGGCGGGGGGTTCGCGGGTGATGAGGGTGCGGGGGCGGGCGGCTCTGCGGTGGAGGAGGAGGTTGAGTTCGTCGGGCAGGCAGTAGCTGACGAGGGCACAGGCGGGGCACTTGGGGCTATCGACGAGGGGCGGTGGCGCGGCGGGCTGGCCGGCGGTTTCGCGGGCCTGTGCGATGACGGCGCGGGTGCGTGCTTCGAGGTCGGGGGTGATGGGGACGGTGACGCGTTCGTTGGTCTCGGCGAAGTAGATGACGCCTTCGCGGCACTGGTAGCCGGCTTCGCGGAGGAGGAGGGCCTGGATGGCGAGCTGGACCTGTTCGGGTTCCCAGACGCGGGCGGGGGTGGGCGCGGGGCGGCCGCGTTTGTAGTCGACGGGGCGGGCGGCATCGTCGAGGAATTCGACGAGGTCGATTTTGGCGGTGACGCCGAGGGTTTCGGAGCTGAGTTCGAGGGCGCGGGCGATCTGGCGGACGCCGGGGCCGGGCTCGGGGGCGGTGCCGGCGGGGGTATCGACGCGGCGATGGAGGTCGGAGCCTTCGGCGGTGTCGTCGTTATCGGCCCAGAGGCCGCGGACCCATTCGAGGTAGAAGAGGCGCGGGCAGTAGACGAATTCGTTGACCATGCGCGCGGGGAGGAGGGGCGCGGGGTCGGGTTCGGGGACGGGGTCGACGTCGGCCGGGGCGGCGGCCGTGGGGTTTTCGAGGCTACTCACATAAATATGTTCGGCCTGTTAAGACCGATGGACAGCGGGGCGGTGCGCGGGCCAGAGGAGGATGGCGGGGCCGAGGGGGCCGTCGCCCTGGGTGCGGGTGCGGCGGGAGGAGCCGTAGACGCCGGTGATGCCGAGGGCGCGGAGGCGTGCACCGCCGGCGATGCGGGGCGTTCCGCCGGGCGGGGCCAGGACGGCGAGGTCGGGATGGTTGAGGAGGACGCGGACCGCGGGCGGGTCGAGCGGGGGGCGCCAGACGGGCCAGACGAGGGAGCGGCGCGTGGCGCCGGGGTAGAGCTGGACTTCCTGCCAGCCTGCGGTGCGGATACGGCCGTCATCGGCGAGGGGGAAGAAGCGGAAGGCCATGACGGCGAGCCAGGTGGGGGAGGGGGCACCGGCGTTGCTGGGGACGCCGGCGGTACTGACGGGGGCTTCGCGGATGGCGCGGGCATCGAGGTTGGCGCCGGTATAGCCGTCGAGGCGCACCCAGCCGAGGAGGGCGTCCCCTGGCATGCCGGGCGTGGTGGCGACGTACCGGCAGGCCTGGTCGTAGTAGGAGTCGCGGAATTTCATTTGGCCGAACGGGGCGTTGAAGGGGGTCAGGCGCACGCGGCCATCGGGGCCGTCTTTATCGAGCGCACCGGGGGCCAGGAGGGCGGCGACCCAGCGGGCGAACCAGGGGTTGCCGGATTCCCACTGGCGGGCGGCTTCTTCGCAGGTGGCGCGAGCTGCTTCACGGGACATGCGCATGGGGTCGGCGCCTTTGGCGGTGTCTGCGGGGTGCCGGTTGCGGTAGGGGAATTCGGGCGGGCAGCCGGGGATGGCGGCGTCTGCCTCGAGAAGGCGCCGGGCGACGGCGCGGAGGTCATCGGCGAGGTCGCTGGTGCCGGCGTAGGCGTCGGTGACGAAGACGGCGTAGGGTGCGGTGCCGCCTTCCCAGCGGAGGCGGAGGGGCTTGATTTCGCCCTGTTCGGAGAGGGCGAGGACGCCGAGGGCGGCGAGGAAGCCGAGGGGATCGTTGCCGCGGAGGGCGGGGGCATGGATGTCAGGCATGGGGCGCTCCGGCTGGCAGCGGGCTGGCGGAACGGGGCGGCACCTCGCCGGGCCGGGCTTCGGCGCCGCGGGCGGCGAGTTCGGAGTCCTTCATATCGGCGAGGCGGACGATGGTTTCGAGGAGGGCGAGGCCCCACCAGCCGTAGCGCTGGTTGAGCTGTTCGAAGCGGGCGGGGTGTTCCCAGTCGACCTGGTAGCGCTCGCCGGGGACGGTTAGGGCGGCACCCTCGATTTCGAGGCTGGTGGGAGGCGCGTTTGCGTCGTCGATGGGCGGGAGGAGGGGGCGGCCTCGGCCGTGGTGGGCGACGACGAGGTGGTGGACGAGGTCGAGGTCGACGCCGTCGAAGAGGTCGGGGCGGGCCTGGGCGAGGGCGCGGACGAGGCGGGCGGAGACGGCTTCGTGGCGGAACCCCTGGGGGAGGCCGGCGAGGCGGTGGGCGTTGCGGGCGACGGGGTCGCGGGGGTCGCGGCCGGACTTGGCGCGGGGGGTGCCGGCAAGGGCGGCCAGGGCATCGCCGTCGTAGAGGGCGGCCTGGAAGCGCGGTTCGGCTTTGCCGATGTCGTGGAAGCGGCCGGCGAGTTCGACGGCGCGGACAAGGTCCGGCGCGAGGCCGAGGCGCTCCGCGAAGTCGCGGGCGAGGCCGCCGACGCGGGTGCAGTGGTCGATGAGGGGCACGGGTTCGGAGGCTGAGAGCGATGTGGAGAGGGCGTCGTCGTCGGAGCGGTCGGCGCTGGTTGCGACATTGGCGTGCTCGACGAGGCGGACGACGGGTTTGTCGGCTTCGGCGACGCGCCACTGGCCGGTCTCCGGGTCGCGTGCCGGGAGGAAGGCCTCCCAGCTTTTGTTGCGGATGCCCTCGGCGGCGTCGCGGTAGAGGTCGGCGAGGGGCTCGGGGACGAGGGAGGCGAAGGCCTCGCAGATGGCGGGCACGGTGCTGTCGAGGTCCTCCGGGTCGAGGCGGGCCCAGGCGTCGAGGATGCGGGCTTCGGCCTCCGGATCGGTGGCGTGGGAGAGGGCGATGGACGGCGCGAGGCGAAGGGAGCGCCGGCGGCGGGAGGGGGCGAGGTCGGCGACATCGGGCACTGGCCGGGGGGCGGCGGAGTCGTTGCGGCGGCCGTTCCATCCCCAGCGGTCGTGCCCGCCTTCGAGGCTGTCGACGACGATGGTGGCGTTTGGCTGGATCTCCTCGGGATATTTGAGGGGGGCGGGCGGTTCGTCGGGCCCGGCGTAGATGACAGCGCGGGCGACCTGGCCGTTCGCCTGGGGCTCGCTCCCGGCCTGCTCGGCGGCGGATTCGATATCGGCATCGATGGACTCGGATGGTTTGCCGGCGAGGAAGGCGCGCGCCTCGGCGAGGGGGACGGCGACGGTCTCCCAGTCGCTGAGGGGGGCGAGATCGAGCCAGCCCGCCCACTCTCCAGGTTCGAGACCCTGGGGGAAGGCCCGCCATGCGA from Tepidiforma thermophila encodes the following:
- the cas2 gene encoding CRISPR-associated endonuclease Cas2; the protein is MERRRYLVAYDIADDRRLRDVYREMLGWGSRLQDSVYLCDLTRPELIKLRRKLLELIDRDDDSVAIFDLGVPTSSRAVVPEILGRPPNLPQQGPAIY
- the cas4g/cas1g gene encoding CRISPR-associated endonuclease Cas4g/Cas1g, whose amino-acid sequence is MSSLENPTAAAPADVDPVPEPDPAPLLPARMVNEFVYCPRLFYLEWVRGLWADNDDTAEGSDLHRRVDTPAGTAPEPGPGVRQIARALELSSETLGVTAKIDLVEFLDDAARPVDYKRGRPAPTPARVWEPEQVQLAIQALLLREAGYQCREGVIYFAETNERVTVPITPDLEARTRAVIAQARETAGQPAAPPPLVDSPKCPACALVSYCLPDELNLLLHRRAARPRTLITREPPARPLYLLGYGTQLRKDGNHFTVTTKDGETTRIRPIDISHVAAFGTVTISTSALHALLAQETPIAWLTRGGRFLGLTSGLMGKNIQLRRRQFTLTEAEALELARAFVIAKIRNQRTLLRRNSRWEINRTLELLADAVARARLAPNSDALRGIEGYAARLYFNAFPAMLRRDLPFTPGDLFRGRNRRPPRDPVNALLSFAYTLLTKDLAVQAQLIGFDPYWGFYHRPKFGRPALALDLAEEFRPLIADSIVITALNNGEITSAHFRRIGAGYTLTDDGRRTFLRIYERRLEQEITHPRFRYRLSYRRLLDLQPRFLAAVLLGELPAYHGFETR
- a CDS encoding type I-G CRISPR-associated protein, Cas3-extension family, translating into MPDIHAPALRGNDPLGFLAALGVLALSEQGEIKPLRLRWEGGTAPYAVFVTDAYAGTSDLADDLRAVARRLLEADAAIPGCPPEFPYRNRHPADTAKGADPMRMSREAARATCEEAARQWESGNPWFARWVAALLAPGALDKDGPDGRVRLTPFNAPFGQMKFRDSYYDQACRYVATTPGMPGDALLGWVRLDGYTGANLDARAIREAPVSTAGVPSNAGAPSPTWLAVMAFRFFPLADDGRIRTAGWQEVQLYPGATRRSLVWPVWRPPLDPPAVRVLLNHPDLAVLAPPGGTPRIAGGARLRALGITGVYGSSRRTRTQGDGPLGPAILLWPAHRPAVHRS